A genomic segment from Sulfitobacter mediterraneus encodes:
- the uvrA gene encoding excinuclease ABC subunit UvrA: MAELKHIEVRGAREHNLKSIDVDIPRDKLVVITGLSGSGKSSLAFDTIYAEGQRRYVESLSAYARQFLDMMQKPDVDHIAGLSPAISIEQKTTSKNPRSTVGTVTEIYDYMRLLFARVGTPYSPETGKPIEAQQVQDMVDRIMAMEEGTRAYLLAPIIRDRKGEYRKEFIELRKQGFQRVKVDGAFYELDEPPTLDKKFRHDIDVVVDRIVVREGLETRLADSLRTALDLADGIAVLETAPSEGDPERYTFSEKFACPVSGFTIPEIEPRLFSFNAPFGACPSCDGLGVELFFDERLVVPDQNLKIYDGALAPWRKGKSPYFKQTIEAIAKHYEFNQNTKWKDLDPKVQQVFLYGSGKEEIKFRYDEGGRVYEVTRVFEGVIPNMERRYRETDSNWIREEFERYQNNRHCGTCGGYRLRAEALAVKIGPSDGPADQLLHAGQVVQMSIREAFDWCNTVPGHLKVQKNEIAKAILKEIRERLGFLNNVGLEYLTLARSSGTLSGGESQRIRLASQIGSGLTGVLYVLDEPSIGLHQRDNDRLLLTLKNLRDQGNTVIVVEHDEEAIREADYVFDIGPGAGVHGGQVVSHGTPDVVAADENSITGQYLTGKREIAVPATRRKGNKKKVQVVKATGNNLQNVTVDFPLGKFVCVTGVSGGGKSTLTIETLFKTASMNLNGARQTPAPCETIKGLEHLDKVIDIDQRPIGRTPRSNPATYTGAFTPIRDWFAGLPEAKARGYKPGRFSFNVKGGRCEACQGDGVIKIEMHFLPDVYVECETCKGARYNRETLEIKFKGKSIADVLDMTVEDAQSFFQAVPSIREKMDALMRVGLGYIKVGQQATTLSGGEAQRVKLSKELSKRSTGRTLYILDEPTTGLHFEDVRKLLEVLHELVDQGNSVVVIEHNLDVVKTADHIIDIGPEGGDGGGRVVATGTPEKVAEVAESYTGRYLKPMLEKRTKVAAE, from the coding sequence ATGGCAGAGCTGAAACATATCGAGGTCCGCGGCGCGCGCGAGCATAATCTCAAAAGCATCGACGTGGACATTCCGCGCGATAAGCTGGTGGTGATCACCGGCCTGTCGGGCTCGGGCAAATCCTCGCTCGCGTTTGACACGATCTATGCCGAAGGGCAGCGCCGCTATGTGGAATCGCTGTCGGCCTATGCCCGGCAATTCCTTGATATGATGCAGAAACCTGATGTTGATCACATCGCAGGTCTCAGCCCGGCAATCTCGATTGAGCAAAAGACAACGTCAAAAAACCCGCGCTCTACGGTTGGGACGGTGACCGAAATTTACGACTACATGCGTCTGCTGTTCGCCCGTGTCGGCACGCCCTACAGCCCTGAAACCGGCAAACCCATTGAGGCGCAGCAGGTGCAAGATATGGTCGACCGGATCATGGCGATGGAGGAGGGCACGCGCGCCTATCTTCTGGCCCCGATCATTCGCGACCGAAAAGGCGAATACCGAAAGGAATTCATCGAGTTGCGCAAGCAAGGCTTCCAGCGGGTCAAGGTCGACGGTGCGTTCTATGAGTTGGACGAACCGCCGACGCTGGACAAGAAATTCCGCCACGACATTGACGTGGTGGTGGACCGGATCGTGGTCCGCGAGGGGCTTGAGACACGGCTGGCGGACAGTTTGCGCACGGCGCTGGATCTGGCAGATGGCATTGCCGTTCTGGAAACCGCGCCCAGCGAAGGCGATCCGGAACGCTATACCTTTTCAGAGAAATTTGCCTGCCCGGTCAGTGGTTTCACCATTCCCGAGATCGAGCCGCGGTTGTTCTCTTTCAACGCGCCCTTTGGCGCTTGTCCCTCTTGTGACGGGCTGGGGGTCGAGCTGTTTTTTGACGAACGGTTGGTGGTACCCGACCAGAACCTGAAGATCTATGACGGCGCATTGGCCCCGTGGCGCAAGGGCAAGAGCCCCTATTTCAAGCAGACCATTGAGGCCATTGCCAAACATTACGAATTTAACCAAAACACCAAGTGGAAAGATCTGGACCCCAAGGTGCAGCAGGTTTTCCTCTATGGCTCCGGCAAGGAAGAGATCAAATTCCGCTACGACGAAGGCGGGCGGGTCTATGAGGTCACCCGCGTTTTTGAGGGGGTAATCCCCAACATGGAACGCCGCTACCGCGAGACCGACAGCAACTGGATCCGCGAAGAGTTTGAGCGCTACCAGAACAACAGGCACTGCGGCACCTGCGGGGGCTATCGTCTGCGGGCCGAAGCCTTGGCCGTGAAGATCGGCCCCAGCGACGGTCCGGCGGATCAATTGCTGCACGCAGGTCAGGTTGTTCAGATGTCCATCCGCGAGGCTTTTGACTGGTGTAACACAGTGCCGGGACATCTGAAGGTTCAGAAGAACGAGATCGCCAAGGCGATTTTGAAAGAGATCCGAGAGCGTCTTGGATTCCTAAATAACGTGGGATTAGAATACCTTACGCTTGCACGTTCAAGTGGTACATTAAGTGGCGGGGAAAGTCAGCGTATCCGTCTGGCCAGCCAGATCGGCTCTGGCTTGACGGGTGTTCTCTATGTGCTGGATGAGCCATCGATCGGCCTGCACCAGCGTGACAATGATCGTCTGCTCCTGACCCTCAAGAATCTGCGTGATCAGGGCAATACCGTGATCGTCGTTGAACATGACGAGGAAGCGATCCGTGAGGCCGACTATGTTTTTGACATCGGGCCGGGTGCCGGCGTGCATGGCGGACAGGTTGTGTCTCATGGCACGCCGGACGTTGTTGCAGCGGATGAAAATTCCATCACCGGGCAGTATCTGACCGGCAAGCGCGAGATTGCCGTGCCCGCCACGCGGCGCAAGGGCAACAAGAAAAAGGTGCAGGTGGTCAAGGCCACGGGCAACAATCTGCAAAACGTTACTGTCGATTTCCCCTTGGGCAAATTTGTCTGCGTGACGGGGGTATCGGGGGGCGGCAAATCCACGCTGACCATCGAAACCCTGTTCAAAACCGCATCCATGAACCTCAATGGCGCACGGCAAACACCGGCCCCTTGCGAGACCATCAAGGGGCTGGAACATCTGGACAAGGTGATCGACATTGACCAGCGGCCCATCGGGCGCACGCCGCGATCCAACCCTGCCACATACACTGGCGCCTTCACCCCGATCCGCGATTGGTTTGCCGGACTTCCCGAAGCCAAGGCAAGGGGTTACAAGCCAGGGCGGTTCTCGTTCAACGTCAAGGGCGGCCGCTGTGAGGCCTGTCAGGGCGATGGTGTGATCAAGATCGAGATGCACTTTTTGCCGGACGTTTACGTGGAGTGCGAGACCTGCAAGGGTGCCCGTTACAACCGCGAAACCCTGGAGATCAAATTCAAGGGCAAAAGCATCGCCGATGTGTTGGATATGACCGTGGAAGACGCGCAGAGCTTCTTTCAGGCGGTGCCGTCGATCCGCGAGAAAATGGACGCGCTGATGCGTGTTGGCCTTGGTTATATCAAGGTCGGTCAGCAGGCGACAACGCTGTCCGGCGGTGAGGCGCAGCGGGTGAAGCTGTCCAAGGAGTTGTCAAAACGGTCGACCGGACGCACGCTCTATATTCTGGATGAACCGACGACGGGCCTGCACTTCGAAGATGTGCGTAAGTTGTTGGAAGTGCTGCATGAACTGGTGGATCAGGGCAATTCCGTTGTGGTGATTGAGCATAATCTCGACGTGGTGAAAACCGCCGACCATATCATCGACATCGGTCCTGAAGGCGGCGATGGCGGTGGCCGTGTGGTGGCGACTGGCACACCAGAAAAGGTCGCCGAAGTCGCGGAGAGCTACACCGGCAGATACCTCAAGCCGATGCTCGAAAAACGCACCAAAGTCGCGGCGGAGTGA
- a CDS encoding MmgE/PrpD family protein: MPVPFHEFSASLTYADLPADLLAVLRRSFTDTLGVAAVASTTDMAKYAVRGARATFGPGTAGGARALMDGSLLSPAGAAMAGGFTVDAIDAHDTTSPCKGHVGSAAFPALLAMAEVVDNPLTGRDFAVYLAVCYEISCRAGLAQHATCPDYHTSGSWTAVGVAVAAARMLGCDAEALRQAAGIAEYHGPRSQMMRCIDYPTMVRDGVGWGAPSGVVAAYLAREGFTGAPALTCEQAPEFWEDLGSKWRTVEDTSYKAYPCCRWAHPSIDAVAHLMAEYGLTPQDIAGIDIATFHNATRLAGHNPATPDEFAYGIAFPVATMIVRGQIGVPELAASTLQDPEIKRISNLVNLIDDDHFTKISHGKRWAQVTIHTTDGRSLQDQPRTPKGDNDLPLSDAEISEKFHLFADPVIGSNRAKELEQLSDNFDSLNASDFTRLLDLSLTAP; encoded by the coding sequence ATGCCTGTCCCTTTTCACGAATTTTCCGCCAGTTTGACCTATGCCGACCTGCCTGCAGACCTGCTGGCGGTGTTGCGGCGATCCTTCACCGACACTTTGGGCGTGGCGGCCGTGGCGTCTACCACGGATATGGCAAAATATGCGGTGCGCGGGGCGCGGGCAACCTTCGGCCCCGGCACGGCGGGCGGCGCACGGGCATTGATGGACGGCAGTCTGCTCTCCCCTGCGGGCGCGGCGATGGCGGGCGGGTTTACCGTGGATGCGATCGACGCCCATGACACCACCTCACCTTGCAAAGGCCACGTCGGATCCGCCGCGTTTCCGGCGCTTTTGGCGATGGCAGAAGTGGTGGATAACCCCCTGACCGGGCGGGATTTTGCGGTGTATCTTGCGGTCTGCTACGAGATCAGCTGCCGTGCCGGCCTTGCCCAGCACGCGACCTGTCCTGATTATCACACCTCCGGTTCCTGGACCGCCGTTGGCGTGGCTGTGGCTGCCGCGCGGATGCTGGGATGCGATGCGGAAGCCTTGCGACAGGCGGCAGGTATCGCCGAATACCACGGCCCGCGCAGCCAGATGATGCGCTGCATCGATTATCCCACCATGGTGCGTGACGGCGTCGGCTGGGGTGCGCCCTCCGGCGTTGTGGCGGCCTATCTGGCGCGTGAAGGGTTCACCGGCGCCCCTGCCCTGACGTGCGAGCAAGCGCCCGAGTTCTGGGAGGATCTGGGCAGCAAATGGCGCACGGTCGAAGACACGTCCTACAAGGCCTATCCTTGCTGCCGCTGGGCCCATCCGAGCATCGATGCCGTGGCGCATTTGATGGCAGAATACGGCCTGACACCACAGGACATCGCGGGCATCGATATCGCCACATTCCACAACGCCACGCGCCTTGCCGGGCACAATCCGGCCACCCCGGACGAGTTTGCTTATGGCATTGCATTTCCTGTCGCCACGATGATCGTGCGCGGCCAGATCGGGGTGCCTGAATTGGCGGCAAGCACCCTGCAAGACCCCGAAATCAAAAGAATTAGCAATCTGGTGAACTTGATCGACGACGACCATTTCACCAAAATCTCTCATGGCAAACGTTGGGCGCAGGTGACGATCCACACCACCGATGGGCGCAGCCTTCAGGACCAGCCGCGCACCCCCAAGGGTGACAATGACCTGCCACTGTCAGATGCGGAGATTTCAGAGAAATTCCATCTCTTTGCCGACCCGGTCATCGGCAGCAATCGCGCAAAAGAGCTGGAACAGCTGAGCGATAATTTCGACAGCCTGAACGCGTCCGATTTCACCCGCCTGCTGGATTTGAGCCTTACTGCCCCTTAG
- the mmsB gene encoding 3-hydroxyisobutyrate dehydrogenase: MNIGFIGLGNMGAPMAANLAKAGHRIRGFDVAGTTAEGVTPAASIAEVAQGADVVITMLPNGAILRQVADELIPHMRSGAVFIDCSTVDVESARYAAQAAENAGVMAVDAPVSGGIGGAAGGTLTFMAGGSDKAFDTAKPLFDIMGQKAVHCGDAGAGQAAKICNNMILGATMIATCEAFALADKLGLDRQKMFDVVSTSSGYSWSMNAYCPAPGVGPTSPSDNDYKPGFAAELMLKDLGLSQQAAEMVDADTPMGALARQLYAQFVENEDGKGKDFSAMLPRFASRGRDS; this comes from the coding sequence CTGAACATCGGATTTATCGGACTTGGCAACATGGGCGCGCCCATGGCCGCAAATCTGGCCAAAGCGGGTCATCGGATCCGCGGCTTTGACGTGGCCGGAACCACCGCCGAGGGTGTCACCCCCGCCGCCAGCATCGCAGAGGTGGCGCAGGGCGCGGATGTGGTCATCACCATGTTGCCGAACGGTGCCATCCTGCGCCAGGTGGCAGATGAATTGATCCCGCATATGCGCAGTGGCGCGGTGTTTATTGATTGCTCGACCGTTGACGTGGAAAGCGCGAGGTACGCCGCGCAAGCTGCTGAAAATGCTGGCGTTATGGCTGTTGACGCTCCGGTATCGGGCGGCATCGGCGGGGCCGCGGGCGGCACCTTGACCTTTATGGCGGGCGGGTCTGACAAGGCCTTTGATACCGCGAAACCGCTGTTTGACATCATGGGCCAAAAGGCCGTGCATTGCGGCGATGCAGGCGCGGGGCAAGCCGCGAAAATCTGCAACAACATGATCCTGGGCGCAACCATGATCGCCACCTGCGAGGCCTTTGCCCTGGCCGACAAACTGGGCCTCGACCGGCAGAAGATGTTTGACGTGGTCAGCACTTCGTCGGGCTACAGCTGGTCGATGAACGCCTATTGCCCCGCGCCGGGCGTCGGGCCGACCTCACCGTCGGATAACGACTATAAACCTGGATTTGCAGCTGAACTGATGCTCAAGGATCTGGGCCTGAGCCAGCAAGCCGCCGAAATGGTCGATGCCGACACGCCGATGGGCGCGTTGGCACGGCAGCTTTATGCGCAATTCGTTGAGAACGAAGATGGCAAAGGCAAGGATTTCTCCGCGATGTTGCCACGGTTTGCTTCACGCGGGCGCGACTCCTGA
- a CDS encoding acyl-CoA dehydrogenase family protein, with protein sequence MDFALSEEQTAIFDMAYAFGQEHIAPYAQQWEKDETIPKDLWPRIAELGFGGLYVSEEAGGSGLTRLDATLVFEALSMACPSVAAFLSIHNMCAKMLDTFASDELKGRIMEDVLSMNTVLSYCLTEPGSGSDAAALKTRAERTNEGYTLNGTKAFISGGGYSDAYVCMVRTSDDGAAGVSTVYVEDGTEGLSFGGLEDKMGWRSQPTAQVQFDNCNISAGNLVGEEGKGFKYAMMGLDGGRLNIAACSLGAAQTALTATLNYMGERQAFGKPIDQFQGLQFRLADMEIELQAARTFLRQAAWKLDNGAPDATKFCAMAKKFVTETGSKVVDQCLQLHGGYGYLADYGIEKLVRDLRVHQILEGTNEIMRVIVAREMLKNR encoded by the coding sequence ATGGATTTTGCACTCAGCGAAGAACAAACCGCCATTTTCGACATGGCCTATGCCTTTGGGCAGGAACACATCGCCCCCTACGCCCAACAATGGGAAAAGGACGAAACCATCCCCAAGGATCTGTGGCCGCGCATCGCCGAGCTTGGCTTTGGCGGGCTTTATGTATCTGAAGAGGCTGGCGGTTCTGGTCTGACCCGTCTGGATGCGACGTTGGTGTTCGAGGCACTGTCGATGGCTTGCCCCTCCGTTGCGGCTTTCCTGTCGATCCACAACATGTGCGCCAAAATGCTGGACACTTTCGCAAGTGACGAACTCAAAGGTCGGATCATGGAAGATGTGCTCTCCATGAATACCGTGCTGTCCTATTGTTTGACCGAACCGGGATCTGGATCTGACGCTGCTGCCCTCAAGACCCGCGCCGAGCGCACAAATGAAGGGTACACCCTCAATGGCACCAAGGCGTTCATCTCCGGTGGAGGTTATTCCGACGCTTATGTTTGCATGGTGCGCACCTCCGATGATGGCGCGGCGGGCGTGTCCACCGTATACGTCGAGGACGGCACCGAGGGACTTTCCTTTGGTGGTTTGGAAGACAAAATGGGTTGGCGCAGCCAGCCAACTGCGCAAGTGCAGTTTGACAATTGCAACATTTCTGCGGGAAATCTGGTAGGTGAAGAAGGAAAAGGTTTCAAATATGCGATGATGGGGCTGGATGGCGGCCGTCTGAACATCGCGGCCTGTTCCTTGGGCGCGGCCCAGACCGCATTGACCGCAACACTGAACTACATGGGCGAGCGTCAGGCCTTTGGCAAACCCATCGACCAGTTTCAGGGGCTTCAATTCCGTCTCGCGGATATGGAAATCGAATTGCAGGCCGCCCGCACCTTCTTGCGGCAGGCTGCATGGAAGCTGGACAACGGCGCGCCCGACGCAACCAAGTTCTGCGCGATGGCCAAAAAGTTTGTTACTGAGACCGGCAGCAAGGTTGTGGATCAATGTCTGCAGCTGCACGGCGGATACGGTTATCTGGCCGATTATGGCATTGAAAAGCTGGTGCGTGATCTGCGTGTGCATCAAATTCTGGAAGGCACAAACGAGATTATGCGTGTCATTGTCGCCCGCGAGATGCTGAAAAACCGATGA
- a CDS encoding enoyl-CoA hydratase/isomerase family protein gives MKDISLRIVGRAGRITLQRPQALNAMTYEMCLAIEKAMDAWAADENVLLVVFDAEGDRAFCSGGDIAELYATGSKGDYAYGRQFWTDEYRLNNKIFNYPKPVVSFLQGFTMGGGVGIGCHGSHRIVGETSQIAMPECNIGLVPDVGGSLMLALAPGRLGEYLGITASRMNADDAILCGFADTYVSQFKWITLIEALEETGDPSVIDTVSEAPEPGPLRAAQPQIDALLGGETLGDILTDLRRDESEFAQDTLKKMGRSSPLSMACTVEMMHRLRGPSLTLEKALDLEYRFTFRAMEHGDFLEGVRAAIIDKDRNPSWQYADMNVPLAAVSQMLRPLGADALKL, from the coding sequence ATGAAAGACATAAGCTTACGGATAGTTGGGCGGGCGGGACGCATCACCCTGCAACGCCCGCAGGCGCTCAATGCGATGACTTATGAGATGTGTCTGGCGATCGAAAAAGCCATGGACGCATGGGCCGCAGATGAAAACGTGTTGCTGGTTGTGTTCGATGCGGAAGGCGACCGCGCCTTCTGCTCGGGCGGTGACATCGCCGAGCTTTATGCCACCGGATCCAAGGGCGATTATGCCTATGGTCGTCAGTTCTGGACGGATGAGTACCGTCTGAACAACAAGATTTTCAACTACCCCAAACCAGTGGTGTCCTTCCTGCAAGGTTTTACCATGGGCGGCGGCGTTGGCATTGGCTGCCATGGATCGCACCGGATTGTCGGTGAAACCAGCCAGATCGCAATGCCCGAATGCAACATTGGGCTTGTGCCTGACGTGGGCGGCTCATTGATGCTTGCTCTGGCCCCGGGCCGTCTTGGGGAATACCTGGGGATAACTGCCAGCCGAATGAACGCGGATGATGCCATTCTGTGCGGCTTTGCAGATACTTACGTTTCACAGTTCAAGTGGATAACTTTGATAGAAGCTTTGGAGGAAACCGGCGATCCTTCTGTGATCGATACGGTATCCGAAGCCCCCGAACCGGGCCCGCTTCGGGCCGCACAGCCACAAATTGATGCGCTTCTGGGCGGTGAGACCCTTGGCGATATCCTTACCGACCTGCGCCGCGACGAAAGCGAATTTGCGCAGGACACGCTCAAAAAAATGGGACGTTCCTCGCCGCTTTCGATGGCCTGCACTGTCGAGATGATGCACCGGTTGCGTGGCCCTTCCCTAACCTTGGAAAAAGCCCTTGATCTGGAATACCGCTTTACCTTCCGCGCGATGGAGCATGGTGATTTCCTCGAAGGTGTCCGCGCCGCGATCATCGACAAGGACCGCAACCCATCCTGGCAATATGCCGATATGAATGTGCCGCTTGCCGCGGTGTCCCAAATGCTGCGCCCGTTGGGGGCGGATGCGTTAAAACTCTAG